The genomic region CCTGGAAGTTAAGAGTTGGATTTAGAGTTTTTAAAAACTCAAACGCAAGGTTTGAAGCGAGAAATGCAAGGATATATTTAATATCAGACTTCTCTGGGAAAAGAGAAGAACCTGCTACATCGAAAATAAAACCATGAGGAGTGTATCTGATACCAAATTTTGAAGAACTAACGAAAGACCACGTAATCCCCTCACGGAAGTAGTAGTCCATGTTCTGCGGTCTTGACCTTAGCTTTCCATCTTCATCTACAAAGTTTCTTATCTCTTCACCATCGTTCTCCCAGTTAACAACGTATTCATGATTCCCATACCACTTCCTGTATTTTCCTCCTTTGTTGTACGGGAACCATTTCTTCCCGGATCTTAAGGCTTCCTCCCTCGATTTCATACCAAAACCTATTCTGTTTATGTCAACCTCGTACCAAAGGCGAAGGAACCGATTATTATCTGACGTTTGAAGGCCGGCTTTAGGCTGTGCTATTTCTCCAAGAGGGGTTCCAATATCAAACACTCGGATCATTTCGTCGCTCACCCAGTAAGCAATGGGCCAGCCGGGGATTTTGGTGAATTTTCTGGAATCAGTTACGAATATGTTCTCCTTTTTAAGAAACGATTCCTTCTTATCTTCAGATTCGCCGCTAACCAATCGAAAATAGATTCCCTTTCGATCTGGTATTTTTCTCTTTCTGAACACAAAACTGCATGTTTGAACTATCTCGCCACTAATTTCCTCAAAAGCATGTGGACCAAGATGAAGAAACGATTCAACAGTATATGTTCTCAAAATTTCTTTTCTCATCTCCTCGAAAGTTGGAAGGAACATCCATGACTGCATAGTTACCATTGCATTGAAGCCATCGTTTTTAAGAAAATCGAAATTTCTAAGAATAAACGCTGCGAACGTATCCGCCTTTCCTTTGGGATATTCTCTCTCGAGGAAAGCTTTGAGTTTTTTATTCATCTGCTTTTTGCCCATGTATGGAGGATTCGTTACAACTACATCATACTTTTTACTGAGAATATCGGAAATTTCGAGGATGTCTTTTATCACTCCAAGGAGTCTTTCCTTTCTTTCTTGAGCGAACATGTCACTTGCTTCTATTTCTTCTACTCTTCTTTTAAGAAAAGAGTAATCGGCGGCTTCGGGTTTTATGAGCGATCCATATATTTTGGCTTCTTTGAAGTCGTTTATGAGTTTCATTGAAAGTCTGGATTGCTCTATTCCAAGTCCTTTAACAAGCTCGTTTATGTCATCTTCTGAAAGTGCTGATGTTTCTTTGAATTCATAAATATGAGGTTGAACATCTTTCTCAAATATTCCTTTATCTTTCTGTGCAGCTTTCATGTAGAGAGAAAAGTAAGCAAGCTGAACCGCCCTTTTGTCTATGTCAAGGCCATAAAGGTTGTTTTTCAAAATAAACGCTGGTATTTCACTTTCTGGGTATCCAGATTCGAGATACATATCATAGAGAAGGTCGAATGCTTTAAGGAGTATATGTCCTGATCCAACACAGGGATCCAAAAACTTAATTTCTTCAGGCTTTACAGGAGGTCTTTCAAGGAGTTTGGAATCTATGTAATATCTCCATTTGGATTTGAGATTGGAATCTGGATGTGCTTCGAGCCATAACCTTCCCAAGGAATTTTCGACCATGTAGCTCACTATCCAATGTGGAGTAAATAATTGTGTCACTATCGGAATTTCGTCCTTTTCATAAGATCTTCTTTGTTCTTTAA from Thermotoga sp. harbors:
- the pglX gene encoding BREX-1 system adenine-specific DNA-methyltransferase PglX → DYMPQVFEKIDDWTELLFPDNLYQPGSMIYKMNEIDQWKDISIIGWLYQFYISEKKDEVMKTIKEQRRSYEKDEIPIVTQLFTPHWIVSYMVENSLGRLWLEAHPDSNLKSKWRYYIDSKLLERPPVKPEEIKFLDPCVGSGHILLKAFDLLYDMYLESGYPESEIPAFILKNNLYGLDIDKRAVQLAYFSLYMKAAQKDKGIFEKDVQPHIYEFKETSALSEDDINELVKGLGIEQSRLSMKLINDFKEAKIYGSLIKPEAADYSFLKRRVEEIEASDMFAQERKERLLGVIKDILEISDILSKKYDVVVTNPPYMGKKQMNKKLKAFLEREYPKGKADTFAAFILRNFDFLKNDGFNAMVTMQSWMFLPTFEEMRKEILRTYTVESFLHLGPHAFEEISGEIVQTCSFVFRKRKIPDRKGIYFRLVSGESEDKKESFLKKENIFVTDSRKFTKIPGWPIAYWVSDEMIRVFDIGTPLGEIAQPKAGLQTSDNNRFLRLWYEVDINRIGFGMKSREEALRSGKKWFPYNKGGKYRKWYGNHEYVVNWENDGEEIRNFVDEDGKLRSRPQNMDYYFREGITWSFVSSSKFGIRYTPHGFIFDVAGSSLFPEKSDIKYILAFLASNLAFEFLKTLNPTLNFQVGNLFDLPIIFPSDSSIRSRVEDLVQENIDLSKKDWDDFEVSWNFRSHPFIRFKRSSRIEDAFMVWKEHANARFEKVKRNEKEINELLIKVYGLEGEISPYLEDNNITVRKADIERDVKSFLSYAIGCIFGRYSPDIEGLVFAGGDFDMERYPSFKPVEDNVLVILDEDYHFENDIVRKVEQFIEYVYGKNDLEENLTFIAKVLSKEKTEDFRQALRKYFRKQFYKDHLSIYKRRPIYWMVSSKKEHFKALFYYHRFNEDTLAIIRTKYLIRYQAMVEKEIEELRRSLKDENILRSKKRDAQKRIKHLEDVLKDLKDFEINLRHFADMRISFNLDDGVEENYKRISDILERRR